Proteins from a genomic interval of Musa acuminata AAA Group cultivar baxijiao chromosome BXJ1-9, Cavendish_Baxijiao_AAA, whole genome shotgun sequence:
- the LOC135593416 gene encoding kinesin-like protein KIN-7A isoform X1 has translation MTAAKPPSTPVSKVEKMSVCTPGGSRVKEEKIFVTVRVRPLSRKELSLKDQEAWECIDDNKIVFKMSSQDRFNSPSSYTFDKVFGPTCLTERVYEEGAKNVALSALTGINATIFAYGQTSSGKTFTMRGITENAVNDIYKHINNTPERDFTIKISAMEIYNEIVRDLLKPDSGALRLLDDPERGTIVDKLEEEMAKDSQHLRYLIGTCEAQRQVGETALNDNSSRSHQIIRLTVESTLRENSDCVKSFVASLVNYSYWFNNTNFFVHCGIWAYNCFLQNFVDLAGSERAGQTHASGARLKEGCHINRSLLNLTTVIRTLSQGKRGVHIPYRNSKITRILQSSLGGNARTAIICTLSPAISHVEQSRNTLFFATCAKEVTNSAQVNVVVSDKQMVKQLQKEVARLEAELRTPETSACPEALLMEKELKIKRMEMEMEELKRERDLAQLQLDELQRKVSDGHIAGLNPCESSPRRVVKSLTFSGTSPSPYTGEKGHGKVERVRNPTRQSSTIPSMLVHEIRKLEQLQEQLGEEANQALEVLQKEVACHRLGNQDAAETIAKLQAEIREMRAFRCLSKEVGLCNEDMSQNAGANLKDEITRLHTQGNSIANLEEKLENVQKSLDKLVMSLPNSNCSVETNTKSSKLQFKKKKMLPLTMSSNANRPHIIRAPCSPLSSSRQVLDSEVENKVPENDTESHENISGSEKVTPSKSEDGGDISSRDETPRYQRSSSVNMKKMQKMFQNAAEENVRSIRAYVIELKERVAKLQYQKQLLVCQVLELEANEASGYDDGEECEENISDLEKSPAAWKSRFEEQMQQIIHLWDVCHVSIIHRTQFYLLFRGDPADQIYIEVEVRRLTWLQEHFDEVGNASPAPTGDDPISLSSSIKALRHEREFLAKRLQSRLTEDERERLYIKWQVPLEGKQRKLQLVSKLWTDPNDAAHIEESADIVARLVGFCEGGNNMAKEMFELNFALPASKKPWLLGWQPISNLLGL, from the exons ATGACAGCAGCTAAGCCACCTAGTACCCCGGTCTCGAAGGTCGAAAAGATGTCAGTATGTACCCCTGGAGGCTCCAGAGTCAAGGAGGAGAAGATTTTTGTCACTGTACGTGTGAGACCTCTGAGTAGAAAGGAACTGTCACTAAAGGACCAAGAAGCATGGGAATGTATCGATGACAACAAAATTGTGTTCAAGATGTCATCTCAGGACCGCTTCAATTCACCATCTTCCTACACTTTTG ACAAAGTATTTGGACCAACTTGTTTGACTGAGAGAGTCTATGAAGAAGGAGCCAAGAATGTTGCATTATCAGCACTGACAGGAATCAATG CTACCATCTTTGCTTATGGGCAGACTAGCAGTGGAAAAACATTTACCATGAGGGGAATAACTGAGAATGCGGTGAATGATATTTACAAGCACATAAATAAT ACTCCAGAGAGAGACTTTACCATAAAAATTTCTGCTATGGAGATATACAACGAGATAGTAAGGGATCTGCTTAAACCAGATTCTGGCGCCCTTCGCTTGCTAGATGATCCTGAG AGAGGAACTATTGTTGATAAATTGGAAGAAGAAATGGCAAAAGATAGTCAGCATCTGAGATATCTAATTGGAACTTGTGAAG CACAACGGCAAGTTGGTGAAACTGCTTTGAACGATAACAGCTCCAGATCACACCAAATAATAAGGCTG ACAGTGGAAAGTACCCTACGTGAGAATTCAGACTGTGTGAAATCTTTTGTCGCTAGCCTGGTGAACTATTCTTATTGGTTCAACAATACTAATTTCTTTGTTCACTGTGGCATTTGGGCTTATAATTGTTTTCTGCAGAACTTTGTGGACCTTGCGGGAAGTGAAAGAGCTGGACAAACTCATGCAAGTGGTGCTAGGCTTAAAGAAGGCTGCCATATAAATCGAAGCTTGTTGAATCTTACAACAGTAATTAGAACATTGAG TCAAGGGAAGCGAGGTGTCCATATTCCGTACAGAAATTCAAAAATAACACGTATATTACAGAGCTCTTTAGGAGGGAATGCGAGGACTGCCATTATCTGTACTCTGAGTCCAGCAATAAGCCATGTAGAACAATCTCGAAATACATTATTCTTTGCGACTTGTGCTAAGGAAGTTACCAACTCAGCACAAGTTAATGTG GTTGTATCAGACAAACAGATGGTTAAACAGCTGCAAAAGGAAGTTGCAAGACTCGAAGCAGAATTGCGCACTCCAGAAACCTCTGCATGCCCTGAGGCCCTTCTGATGGAGAAAGAGTTGAAAATTAAGCGG ATGGAAATGGAAATGGAAGAACTAAAGCGAGAAAGAGATCTTGCCCAATTACAGTTGGATGAATTACAACGGAAAGTTAGTGATGGTCATATAGCG GGTTTAAATCCATGTGAATCATCACCTCGGCGAGTTGTAAAATCTCTCACCTTTTCTGGGACATCACCATCACCATATACCGGTGAAAAGGGTCATGGGAAAGTTGAACGTGTGAGAAATCCAACGAGGCAATCATCGACTATTCCATCCATGCTCGTGCATGAAATTCGCAAGCTCGAACAATTACAGGAGCAGCTTGGAGAGGAAGCAAACCAAGCACTTGAAGTTTTGCAGAAAGAGGTGGCTTGCCACAGACTTGGTAACCAAGATGCCGCTGAAACCATTGCCAAACTTCAAGCAGAAATAAGGGAGATGCGTGCTTTTAGATGTCTGAGTAAAGAGGTTGGCCTTTGCAATGAGGATATGAGCCAGAATGCTGGAGCAAACCTGAAAGACGAGATTACAAGACTCCATACACAGGGCAATTCCATTGCCAATCTCGAGGAAAAGCTGGAAAATGTCCAAAAATCTTTAGACAAGCTAGTGATGTCTCTTCCAAACAGCAATTGTTCTGTTGAGACGAATACAAAGTCTTCAAAGTTGcaattcaagaagaagaagatgcttcCTTTGACCATGAGCAGCAATGCAAACCGACCACACATCATAAGAGCACCATGCTCTCCTCTCTCATCTTCCCGGCAGGTGTTGGATTCTGAGGTGGAGAACAAAGTTCCAGAAAATGATACGGAATCCCATGAGAACATTTCAGGTTCAGAGAAAGTCACACCATCCAAGAGCGAGGATGGTGGAGACATCTCATCAAGGGATGAAACACCACGCTATCAGCGTTCCAGTTCGGTAAACATGAAAAAGATGCAAAAGATGTTCCAGAATGCTGCGGAGGAAAATGTGAGGAGCATAAGAGCATATGTCATAGAATTGAAAGAACGTGTTGCTAAGCTTCAGTATCAAAAGCAGCTGTTAGTTTGCCAG GTGTTGGAATTAGAAGCTAACGAGGCTTCAGGGTATGATGATGGTGAAGAATGTGAAGAGAATATTTCAGATCTAGAAAAATCCCCTGCTGCATGGAAGTCCAGATTCGAGGAACAAATGCAGCAGATTATACATCTATGGGATGTTTGCCACGTATCGATAATACATCGCACTCAGTTTTATTTGCTATTCAGAGGTGATCCAGCGGATCAGATATACATTGAAGTAGAGGTCAGGAGATTGACATGGCTCCAAGAGCACTTCGATGAAGTGGGAAATGCGAGTCCTGCTCCGACGGGGGATGATCCAATTTCTCTGTCATCAAG TATCAAAGCATTGAGACATGAAAGAGAATTCCTTGCCAAGAGGCTGCAATCGAGATTGACAGAGGATGAGCGAGAGCGGCTATACATCAAGTGGCAAGTGCCCCTTGAAGGGAAGCAGAGAAAGCTTCAGTTGGTGAGCAAGCTGTGGACAGATCCAAATGATGCAGCACACATCGAAGAAAGTGCTGACATAGTGGCCAGGCTGGTCGGTTTCTGTGAGGGAGGAAATAATATGGCCAAGGAGATGTTCGAGCTGAACTTTGCACTGCCAGCAAGCAAGAAGCCATGGCTTCTTGGATGGCAGCCCATATCAAACTTGCTAGGGCTGTGA
- the LOC135593416 gene encoding kinesin-like protein KIN-7A isoform X2 yields the protein MTAAKPPSTPVSKVEKMSVCTPGGSRVKEEKIFVTVRVRPLSRKELSLKDQEAWECIDDNKIVFKMSSQDRFNSPSSYTFDKVFGPTCLTERVYEEGAKNVALSALTGINATIFAYGQTSSGKTFTMRGITENAVNDIYKHINNTPERDFTIKISAMEIYNEIVRDLLKPDSGALRLLDDPERGTIVDKLEEEMAKDSQHLRYLIGTCEAQRQVGETALNDNSSRSHQIIRLTVESTLRENSDCVKSFVASLNFVDLAGSERAGQTHASGARLKEGCHINRSLLNLTTVIRTLSQGKRGVHIPYRNSKITRILQSSLGGNARTAIICTLSPAISHVEQSRNTLFFATCAKEVTNSAQVNVVVSDKQMVKQLQKEVARLEAELRTPETSACPEALLMEKELKIKRMEMEMEELKRERDLAQLQLDELQRKVSDGHIAGLNPCESSPRRVVKSLTFSGTSPSPYTGEKGHGKVERVRNPTRQSSTIPSMLVHEIRKLEQLQEQLGEEANQALEVLQKEVACHRLGNQDAAETIAKLQAEIREMRAFRCLSKEVGLCNEDMSQNAGANLKDEITRLHTQGNSIANLEEKLENVQKSLDKLVMSLPNSNCSVETNTKSSKLQFKKKKMLPLTMSSNANRPHIIRAPCSPLSSSRQVLDSEVENKVPENDTESHENISGSEKVTPSKSEDGGDISSRDETPRYQRSSSVNMKKMQKMFQNAAEENVRSIRAYVIELKERVAKLQYQKQLLVCQVLELEANEASGYDDGEECEENISDLEKSPAAWKSRFEEQMQQIIHLWDVCHVSIIHRTQFYLLFRGDPADQIYIEVEVRRLTWLQEHFDEVGNASPAPTGDDPISLSSSIKALRHEREFLAKRLQSRLTEDERERLYIKWQVPLEGKQRKLQLVSKLWTDPNDAAHIEESADIVARLVGFCEGGNNMAKEMFELNFALPASKKPWLLGWQPISNLLGL from the exons ATGACAGCAGCTAAGCCACCTAGTACCCCGGTCTCGAAGGTCGAAAAGATGTCAGTATGTACCCCTGGAGGCTCCAGAGTCAAGGAGGAGAAGATTTTTGTCACTGTACGTGTGAGACCTCTGAGTAGAAAGGAACTGTCACTAAAGGACCAAGAAGCATGGGAATGTATCGATGACAACAAAATTGTGTTCAAGATGTCATCTCAGGACCGCTTCAATTCACCATCTTCCTACACTTTTG ACAAAGTATTTGGACCAACTTGTTTGACTGAGAGAGTCTATGAAGAAGGAGCCAAGAATGTTGCATTATCAGCACTGACAGGAATCAATG CTACCATCTTTGCTTATGGGCAGACTAGCAGTGGAAAAACATTTACCATGAGGGGAATAACTGAGAATGCGGTGAATGATATTTACAAGCACATAAATAAT ACTCCAGAGAGAGACTTTACCATAAAAATTTCTGCTATGGAGATATACAACGAGATAGTAAGGGATCTGCTTAAACCAGATTCTGGCGCCCTTCGCTTGCTAGATGATCCTGAG AGAGGAACTATTGTTGATAAATTGGAAGAAGAAATGGCAAAAGATAGTCAGCATCTGAGATATCTAATTGGAACTTGTGAAG CACAACGGCAAGTTGGTGAAACTGCTTTGAACGATAACAGCTCCAGATCACACCAAATAATAAGGCTG ACAGTGGAAAGTACCCTACGTGAGAATTCAGACTGTGTGAAATCTTTTGTCGCTAGCCTG AACTTTGTGGACCTTGCGGGAAGTGAAAGAGCTGGACAAACTCATGCAAGTGGTGCTAGGCTTAAAGAAGGCTGCCATATAAATCGAAGCTTGTTGAATCTTACAACAGTAATTAGAACATTGAG TCAAGGGAAGCGAGGTGTCCATATTCCGTACAGAAATTCAAAAATAACACGTATATTACAGAGCTCTTTAGGAGGGAATGCGAGGACTGCCATTATCTGTACTCTGAGTCCAGCAATAAGCCATGTAGAACAATCTCGAAATACATTATTCTTTGCGACTTGTGCTAAGGAAGTTACCAACTCAGCACAAGTTAATGTG GTTGTATCAGACAAACAGATGGTTAAACAGCTGCAAAAGGAAGTTGCAAGACTCGAAGCAGAATTGCGCACTCCAGAAACCTCTGCATGCCCTGAGGCCCTTCTGATGGAGAAAGAGTTGAAAATTAAGCGG ATGGAAATGGAAATGGAAGAACTAAAGCGAGAAAGAGATCTTGCCCAATTACAGTTGGATGAATTACAACGGAAAGTTAGTGATGGTCATATAGCG GGTTTAAATCCATGTGAATCATCACCTCGGCGAGTTGTAAAATCTCTCACCTTTTCTGGGACATCACCATCACCATATACCGGTGAAAAGGGTCATGGGAAAGTTGAACGTGTGAGAAATCCAACGAGGCAATCATCGACTATTCCATCCATGCTCGTGCATGAAATTCGCAAGCTCGAACAATTACAGGAGCAGCTTGGAGAGGAAGCAAACCAAGCACTTGAAGTTTTGCAGAAAGAGGTGGCTTGCCACAGACTTGGTAACCAAGATGCCGCTGAAACCATTGCCAAACTTCAAGCAGAAATAAGGGAGATGCGTGCTTTTAGATGTCTGAGTAAAGAGGTTGGCCTTTGCAATGAGGATATGAGCCAGAATGCTGGAGCAAACCTGAAAGACGAGATTACAAGACTCCATACACAGGGCAATTCCATTGCCAATCTCGAGGAAAAGCTGGAAAATGTCCAAAAATCTTTAGACAAGCTAGTGATGTCTCTTCCAAACAGCAATTGTTCTGTTGAGACGAATACAAAGTCTTCAAAGTTGcaattcaagaagaagaagatgcttcCTTTGACCATGAGCAGCAATGCAAACCGACCACACATCATAAGAGCACCATGCTCTCCTCTCTCATCTTCCCGGCAGGTGTTGGATTCTGAGGTGGAGAACAAAGTTCCAGAAAATGATACGGAATCCCATGAGAACATTTCAGGTTCAGAGAAAGTCACACCATCCAAGAGCGAGGATGGTGGAGACATCTCATCAAGGGATGAAACACCACGCTATCAGCGTTCCAGTTCGGTAAACATGAAAAAGATGCAAAAGATGTTCCAGAATGCTGCGGAGGAAAATGTGAGGAGCATAAGAGCATATGTCATAGAATTGAAAGAACGTGTTGCTAAGCTTCAGTATCAAAAGCAGCTGTTAGTTTGCCAG GTGTTGGAATTAGAAGCTAACGAGGCTTCAGGGTATGATGATGGTGAAGAATGTGAAGAGAATATTTCAGATCTAGAAAAATCCCCTGCTGCATGGAAGTCCAGATTCGAGGAACAAATGCAGCAGATTATACATCTATGGGATGTTTGCCACGTATCGATAATACATCGCACTCAGTTTTATTTGCTATTCAGAGGTGATCCAGCGGATCAGATATACATTGAAGTAGAGGTCAGGAGATTGACATGGCTCCAAGAGCACTTCGATGAAGTGGGAAATGCGAGTCCTGCTCCGACGGGGGATGATCCAATTTCTCTGTCATCAAG TATCAAAGCATTGAGACATGAAAGAGAATTCCTTGCCAAGAGGCTGCAATCGAGATTGACAGAGGATGAGCGAGAGCGGCTATACATCAAGTGGCAAGTGCCCCTTGAAGGGAAGCAGAGAAAGCTTCAGTTGGTGAGCAAGCTGTGGACAGATCCAAATGATGCAGCACACATCGAAGAAAGTGCTGACATAGTGGCCAGGCTGGTCGGTTTCTGTGAGGGAGGAAATAATATGGCCAAGGAGATGTTCGAGCTGAACTTTGCACTGCCAGCAAGCAAGAAGCCATGGCTTCTTGGATGGCAGCCCATATCAAACTTGCTAGGGCTGTGA
- the LOC135593416 gene encoding kinesin-like protein KIN-7A isoform X3, which translates to MTAAKPPSTPVSKVEKMSVCTPGGSRVKEEKIFVTVRVRPLSRKELSLKDQEAWECIDDNKIVFKMSSQDRFNSPSSYTFDKVFGPTCLTERVYEEGAKNVALSALTGINATIFAYGQTSSGKTFTMRGITENAVNDIYKHINNTPERDFTIKISAMEIYNEIVRDLLKPDSGALRLLDDPERGTIVDKLEEEMAKDSQHLRYLIGTCEAQRQVGETALNDNSSRSHQIIRLTVESTLRENSDCVKSFVASLNFVDLAGSERAGQTHASGARLKEGCHINRSLLNLTTVIRTLSQGKRGVHIPYRNSKITRILQSSLGGNARTAIICTLSPAISHVEQSRNTLFFATCAKEVTNSAQVNVVVSDKQMVKQLQKEVARLEAELRTPETSACPEALLMEKELKIKRGLNPCESSPRRVVKSLTFSGTSPSPYTGEKGHGKVERVRNPTRQSSTIPSMLVHEIRKLEQLQEQLGEEANQALEVLQKEVACHRLGNQDAAETIAKLQAEIREMRAFRCLSKEVGLCNEDMSQNAGANLKDEITRLHTQGNSIANLEEKLENVQKSLDKLVMSLPNSNCSVETNTKSSKLQFKKKKMLPLTMSSNANRPHIIRAPCSPLSSSRQVLDSEVENKVPENDTESHENISGSEKVTPSKSEDGGDISSRDETPRYQRSSSVNMKKMQKMFQNAAEENVRSIRAYVIELKERVAKLQYQKQLLVCQVLELEANEASGYDDGEECEENISDLEKSPAAWKSRFEEQMQQIIHLWDVCHVSIIHRTQFYLLFRGDPADQIYIEVEVRRLTWLQEHFDEVGNASPAPTGDDPISLSSSIKALRHEREFLAKRLQSRLTEDERERLYIKWQVPLEGKQRKLQLVSKLWTDPNDAAHIEESADIVARLVGFCEGGNNMAKEMFELNFALPASKKPWLLGWQPISNLLGL; encoded by the exons ATGACAGCAGCTAAGCCACCTAGTACCCCGGTCTCGAAGGTCGAAAAGATGTCAGTATGTACCCCTGGAGGCTCCAGAGTCAAGGAGGAGAAGATTTTTGTCACTGTACGTGTGAGACCTCTGAGTAGAAAGGAACTGTCACTAAAGGACCAAGAAGCATGGGAATGTATCGATGACAACAAAATTGTGTTCAAGATGTCATCTCAGGACCGCTTCAATTCACCATCTTCCTACACTTTTG ACAAAGTATTTGGACCAACTTGTTTGACTGAGAGAGTCTATGAAGAAGGAGCCAAGAATGTTGCATTATCAGCACTGACAGGAATCAATG CTACCATCTTTGCTTATGGGCAGACTAGCAGTGGAAAAACATTTACCATGAGGGGAATAACTGAGAATGCGGTGAATGATATTTACAAGCACATAAATAAT ACTCCAGAGAGAGACTTTACCATAAAAATTTCTGCTATGGAGATATACAACGAGATAGTAAGGGATCTGCTTAAACCAGATTCTGGCGCCCTTCGCTTGCTAGATGATCCTGAG AGAGGAACTATTGTTGATAAATTGGAAGAAGAAATGGCAAAAGATAGTCAGCATCTGAGATATCTAATTGGAACTTGTGAAG CACAACGGCAAGTTGGTGAAACTGCTTTGAACGATAACAGCTCCAGATCACACCAAATAATAAGGCTG ACAGTGGAAAGTACCCTACGTGAGAATTCAGACTGTGTGAAATCTTTTGTCGCTAGCCTG AACTTTGTGGACCTTGCGGGAAGTGAAAGAGCTGGACAAACTCATGCAAGTGGTGCTAGGCTTAAAGAAGGCTGCCATATAAATCGAAGCTTGTTGAATCTTACAACAGTAATTAGAACATTGAG TCAAGGGAAGCGAGGTGTCCATATTCCGTACAGAAATTCAAAAATAACACGTATATTACAGAGCTCTTTAGGAGGGAATGCGAGGACTGCCATTATCTGTACTCTGAGTCCAGCAATAAGCCATGTAGAACAATCTCGAAATACATTATTCTTTGCGACTTGTGCTAAGGAAGTTACCAACTCAGCACAAGTTAATGTG GTTGTATCAGACAAACAGATGGTTAAACAGCTGCAAAAGGAAGTTGCAAGACTCGAAGCAGAATTGCGCACTCCAGAAACCTCTGCATGCCCTGAGGCCCTTCTGATGGAGAAAGAGTTGAAAATTAAGCGG GGTTTAAATCCATGTGAATCATCACCTCGGCGAGTTGTAAAATCTCTCACCTTTTCTGGGACATCACCATCACCATATACCGGTGAAAAGGGTCATGGGAAAGTTGAACGTGTGAGAAATCCAACGAGGCAATCATCGACTATTCCATCCATGCTCGTGCATGAAATTCGCAAGCTCGAACAATTACAGGAGCAGCTTGGAGAGGAAGCAAACCAAGCACTTGAAGTTTTGCAGAAAGAGGTGGCTTGCCACAGACTTGGTAACCAAGATGCCGCTGAAACCATTGCCAAACTTCAAGCAGAAATAAGGGAGATGCGTGCTTTTAGATGTCTGAGTAAAGAGGTTGGCCTTTGCAATGAGGATATGAGCCAGAATGCTGGAGCAAACCTGAAAGACGAGATTACAAGACTCCATACACAGGGCAATTCCATTGCCAATCTCGAGGAAAAGCTGGAAAATGTCCAAAAATCTTTAGACAAGCTAGTGATGTCTCTTCCAAACAGCAATTGTTCTGTTGAGACGAATACAAAGTCTTCAAAGTTGcaattcaagaagaagaagatgcttcCTTTGACCATGAGCAGCAATGCAAACCGACCACACATCATAAGAGCACCATGCTCTCCTCTCTCATCTTCCCGGCAGGTGTTGGATTCTGAGGTGGAGAACAAAGTTCCAGAAAATGATACGGAATCCCATGAGAACATTTCAGGTTCAGAGAAAGTCACACCATCCAAGAGCGAGGATGGTGGAGACATCTCATCAAGGGATGAAACACCACGCTATCAGCGTTCCAGTTCGGTAAACATGAAAAAGATGCAAAAGATGTTCCAGAATGCTGCGGAGGAAAATGTGAGGAGCATAAGAGCATATGTCATAGAATTGAAAGAACGTGTTGCTAAGCTTCAGTATCAAAAGCAGCTGTTAGTTTGCCAG GTGTTGGAATTAGAAGCTAACGAGGCTTCAGGGTATGATGATGGTGAAGAATGTGAAGAGAATATTTCAGATCTAGAAAAATCCCCTGCTGCATGGAAGTCCAGATTCGAGGAACAAATGCAGCAGATTATACATCTATGGGATGTTTGCCACGTATCGATAATACATCGCACTCAGTTTTATTTGCTATTCAGAGGTGATCCAGCGGATCAGATATACATTGAAGTAGAGGTCAGGAGATTGACATGGCTCCAAGAGCACTTCGATGAAGTGGGAAATGCGAGTCCTGCTCCGACGGGGGATGATCCAATTTCTCTGTCATCAAG TATCAAAGCATTGAGACATGAAAGAGAATTCCTTGCCAAGAGGCTGCAATCGAGATTGACAGAGGATGAGCGAGAGCGGCTATACATCAAGTGGCAAGTGCCCCTTGAAGGGAAGCAGAGAAAGCTTCAGTTGGTGAGCAAGCTGTGGACAGATCCAAATGATGCAGCACACATCGAAGAAAGTGCTGACATAGTGGCCAGGCTGGTCGGTTTCTGTGAGGGAGGAAATAATATGGCCAAGGAGATGTTCGAGCTGAACTTTGCACTGCCAGCAAGCAAGAAGCCATGGCTTCTTGGATGGCAGCCCATATCAAACTTGCTAGGGCTGTGA